The following proteins are co-located in the Candidatus Methanoperedens sp. genome:
- a CDS encoding Hsp20/alpha crystallin family protein — protein MKKINDFKEFIEKLEETLNEIMNDMEISNKKPVNICISVNIIPVMAANPGDVFIVNKDKTPVDVLETEKKIYVLIGLAGIKPKDITLTFSGKALGIYVNNPENLVNEMVELPARINKTGIKTTYKNGILEIIFNKTKHIKKSRNSQQSF, from the coding sequence ATGAAAAAAATAAATGATTTCAAGGAATTCATTGAAAAATTGGAAGAAACATTAAATGAGATCATGAATGATATGGAAATCTCGAACAAAAAGCCGGTAAACATCTGCATATCTGTTAACATTATACCGGTAATGGCTGCTAATCCGGGAGATGTTTTTATAGTAAATAAAGACAAAACGCCTGTTGATGTACTTGAAACTGAAAAAAAGATATATGTTTTGATAGGACTTGCGGGAATTAAACCAAAAGACATTACATTAACATTTTCGGGAAAAGCTCTTGGGATTTATGTAAATAATCCGGAAAATTTAGTAAATGAAATGGTAGAATTGCCTGCAAGGATTAACAAAACCGGAATCAAAACCACATACAAGAACGGAATTCTTGAAATTATATTCAATAAGACTAAACATATTAAGAAGAGCAGGAATAGTCAGCAAAGCTTTTAA
- a CDS encoding ATP phosphoribosyltransferase has protein sequence MLDIALPKGSLEEQTLLLFKQADLEIRKTDREYNPAVKDPRIRKVKILRPQEIPKYVEEGYFDLGISGKDWVMESDSDVVEVADMFYSKMGEGIVRIVIAVPNEKDIRSAKDIKPGSRVSTEYPNLTKKFFDKLGIAVDLRYSYGATEAKVPELVDVIVDLTETGSTLRKNGLKIVDTILESNTKLIANKKSMKDPVKRKEIEEIRILLQAVLEARGKVFIVMNVPEDRLDAVVSGLPAMKRPTVSKLYKSDYYAVETVVSKSEINILIPRLKALGAEDILEIDITKIVH, from the coding sequence ATGTTAGACATCGCTCTCCCAAAGGGTAGTCTTGAAGAACAGACTCTCCTTTTATTCAAACAAGCAGATCTTGAGATTAGAAAAACTGACCGTGAGTATAATCCAGCAGTAAAAGACCCGCGGATAAGGAAAGTCAAGATACTGCGTCCCCAGGAAATCCCAAAATATGTTGAAGAAGGTTATTTTGACCTGGGTATCTCCGGAAAGGACTGGGTCATGGAATCCGATTCTGATGTTGTGGAAGTCGCAGATATGTTCTACAGCAAGATGGGTGAAGGTATTGTCAGGATCGTTATTGCTGTCCCGAATGAAAAGGATATCAGGAGCGCAAAGGATATTAAACCCGGGAGCAGGGTTTCGACTGAATACCCAAACCTCACGAAGAAATTTTTTGATAAGCTTGGAATAGCAGTGGATCTTCGTTATTCCTATGGCGCGACTGAAGCAAAAGTCCCTGAACTTGTGGATGTAATTGTGGATCTGACAGAAACAGGATCGACTCTGCGGAAAAACGGGTTAAAGATCGTGGATACCATTCTTGAATCAAATACAAAACTCATCGCAAATAAGAAATCAATGAAAGACCCTGTAAAAAGAAAAGAGATCGAAGAGATACGGATCCTTTTGCAGGCAGTACTTGAAGCGCGCGGCAAGGTTTTCATAGTGATGAATGTCCCTGAAGACAGGCTTGATGCAGTTGTAAGTGGTCTACCCGCAATGAAAAGGCCAACGGTCTCAAAACTCTATAAATCTGATTACTATGCGGTTGAAACCGTTGTAAGTAAGAGCGAGATCAATATCCTGATACCCAGGCTCAAGGCACTTGGCGCAGAGGATATACTTGAAATAGATATTACGAAGATTGTACATTAA
- a CDS encoding MBL fold metallo-hydrolase, with amino-acid sequence MTVELKEGVYWVGVVDWNIKQFHGHEYSTHRGTTYNAYLIIDEKVALVDTVWGPYSQEMIKNIEQIIDVKKIDYVIANHAEVDHSGGLPELMKLIPDATVVVSEKGRESIPKHYHEDWNFKVVKTGDSISLGKNSLVFVAAPMLHWPDSMFTYLTGKNILMPNDAFGMHFASSSRFNDEVDEIEVYQEAIKFYANILTPFSDLVIRKIDEFKKLNIPVDIIAPSHGIIWRKDPLQIVNKYYEWAQGKNDGSVVIIYDTMWKATEKMGEAIAQGLEKEGVNYKFFNMAVCDRNDVLTEIFKTKGIIIGSPTLNSGLLPTIKPILEDLKGLKFKNKVGAAFGSYGWSGENVRQIEETLEKAKIKILQEGIKFKWQPSKEELDKCVEFGRQFAQKMKVNVQSS; translated from the coding sequence ATGACAGTGGAATTAAAAGAAGGCGTTTACTGGGTTGGAGTTGTTGACTGGAATATCAAGCAGTTTCACGGTCACGAATATTCAACACACAGGGGCACGACGTATAATGCATACCTTATAATTGACGAAAAAGTAGCTCTCGTGGACACGGTATGGGGTCCTTATTCACAGGAGATGATAAAGAACATTGAACAGATCATCGATGTAAAAAAGATCGATTACGTGATCGCAAACCATGCCGAGGTTGACCATTCCGGGGGACTTCCTGAATTGATGAAGCTTATCCCTGATGCTACCGTAGTCGTTTCGGAAAAAGGAAGAGAGAGTATTCCAAAACATTATCATGAAGACTGGAATTTCAAGGTCGTAAAGACTGGTGACAGCATAAGCCTCGGGAAAAACAGCCTCGTTTTCGTAGCTGCGCCAATGCTTCACTGGCCTGACAGCATGTTCACATATCTCACAGGTAAAAATATACTCATGCCAAACGATGCCTTCGGCATGCATTTTGCATCATCTTCCCGTTTCAATGATGAGGTCGATGAGATAGAGGTGTACCAGGAAGCAATAAAATTCTATGCAAATATCCTCACGCCTTTCAGTGATCTTGTTATCAGGAAAATAGATGAGTTCAAGAAATTGAACATCCCGGTGGATATTATTGCGCCCAGTCACGGAATAATCTGGAGGAAAGACCCTCTTCAGATAGTAAATAAATATTATGAATGGGCACAGGGAAAAAACGATGGCTCAGTTGTAATCATATATGATACAATGTGGAAAGCCACAGAAAAAATGGGGGAAGCCATTGCGCAGGGACTCGAAAAAGAAGGTGTGAATTATAAATTTTTCAATATGGCAGTATGCGACAGGAACGATGTACTTACAGAGATTTTTAAGACAAAAGGTATTATTATCGGTTCACCAACATTGAATAGTGGTCTTTTGCCAACTATAAAGCCAATACTCGAAGACCTTAAGGGATTGAAGTTCAAGAATAAAGTTGGCGCAGCTTTCGGATCTTACGGTTGGAGCGGTGAAAATGTCAGGCAAATCGAGGAAACGCTTGAAAAAGCAAAGATAAAAATCCTCCAGGAAGGTATAAAATTCAAATGGCAGCCTTCAAAAGAGGAACTTGATAAATGCGTGGAATTCGGAAGGCAGTTCGCGCAAAAAATGAAAGTTAATGTACAATCTTCGTAA